From the genome of Actinomycetota bacterium, one region includes:
- a CDS encoding indolepyruvate oxidoreductase subunit beta, which yields MADVVLAGVGGQGNVLSARILAEVAMQAGWDVKTSEVHGMAQRGGSVVCMVRWGEEVHSPLIPRGRADFLLAFELLEGLRYLEYLRAGGTAVVNDYRLDPLTVLRGDARYPEDALELIRARAGECVVLDAREAASRAGSPRAIGSCLLGVLSRFLAFPEEAWDGALRRLVPSRALQSNLEAFAMGRGKAV from the coding sequence ATGGCTGACGTTGTCCTGGCGGGCGTGGGGGGCCAGGGGAACGTGCTCTCCGCCCGCATCCTGGCGGAGGTAGCCATGCAGGCAGGCTGGGACGTGAAGACCTCGGAGGTGCACGGCATGGCGCAGCGGGGAGGAAGCGTGGTATGCATGGTGCGCTGGGGAGAAGAGGTGCACTCCCCGCTCATCCCGCGGGGGAGGGCTGATTTCCTCCTGGCCTTCGAGCTCCTCGAGGGATTGCGATACCTTGAATACCTGCGCGCGGGGGGAACGGCGGTGGTCAACGACTACCGGCTGGACCCCCTCACGGTCCTGCGGGGAGACGCCCGCTACCCGGAGGATGCCCTGGAGCTAATACGGGCACGTGCCGGCGAATGCGTGGTTCTCGACGCGCGGGAGGCGGCGTCGAGGGCGGGCAGCCCGCGCGCTATCGGCTCCTGCCTCCTCGGGGTCCTCTCCCGTTTTCTCGCTTTTCCCGAGGAGGCCTGGGACGGCGCCCTGCGCCGCCTGGTCCCCTCGCGTGCGTTGCAGTCCAACCTGGAAGCCTTTGCCATGGGCAGGGGAAAGGCGGTATAA
- a CDS encoding CoA transferase subunit A → MSHANERLFDHKLAREWKMKKSRAEKDKRMDLKEAVATLVEDGDSLIETGFSYVRGPMAAYWEIGRQRKKDLVGIFTPGGMNAAWHEFGGLEGAHVAYVGAEMRGLLMPFRRGVQEGTLKVYSEWSHGGLALALRAAEQGVNYVACKSMLGTDIMRTNPYIKEAKDPWTGEPVCLVPAMYPDVAIFHVHHADKYGNSRIWGPAVNDTAIAIAARKVIVTCERIVSTEDIRSNPYQVIIPHYCVDAVCEVPFGAYPGDIPGMYFFDRRLQERVIRVEWKTVESTREWYEKYILGTKDHFEMIQLVAEEEGMNVLEYMKRLEQLSCDASYFGLGYWGVGGEREWKYEEVAKRAI, encoded by the coding sequence ATGAGTCACGCCAACGAAAGACTGTTCGACCACAAGCTGGCACGGGAATGGAAGATGAAGAAATCCCGCGCCGAAAAGGATAAGCGCATGGACCTGAAGGAGGCCGTCGCCACCCTGGTGGAGGACGGGGACTCCCTCATCGAGACGGGCTTTTCCTACGTGCGCGGTCCCATGGCCGCCTACTGGGAGATCGGCCGCCAGCGCAAGAAGGACCTGGTGGGGATATTCACCCCCGGGGGGATGAACGCCGCCTGGCACGAGTTCGGGGGGCTGGAGGGCGCCCACGTGGCCTACGTGGGGGCGGAGATGCGCGGGCTGCTGATGCCCTTCCGGAGGGGGGTGCAGGAAGGAACCTTGAAGGTCTACTCCGAGTGGAGCCACGGCGGGCTGGCGCTCGCCCTGCGCGCCGCCGAACAGGGCGTGAACTACGTGGCCTGCAAGTCCATGCTGGGCACGGACATCATGCGCACCAACCCCTATATCAAGGAGGCCAAAGACCCCTGGACGGGCGAGCCGGTATGCCTGGTGCCCGCCATGTACCCCGACGTGGCCATCTTCCACGTCCACCACGCCGACAAGTACGGCAACAGCCGCATCTGGGGGCCGGCGGTCAACGACACGGCCATCGCCATCGCGGCGCGCAAGGTCATCGTCACCTGCGAGCGCATAGTGAGCACCGAGGACATCCGCTCCAATCCCTACCAGGTGATCATCCCCCATTACTGCGTGGACGCGGTGTGCGAGGTGCCCTTCGGCGCCTACCCCGGGGACATACCCGGCATGTACTTCTTCGACCGCCGCCTGCAGGAGCGGGTGATCCGGGTGGAGTGGAAGACCGTGGAGTCGACCAGGGAATGGTACGAGAAGTACATCCTGGGAACCAAGGACCACTTCGAGATGATCCAGCTGGTGGCCGAGGAAGAGGGGATGAACGTGCTCGAGTACATGAAGCGCCTGGAGCAGCTCTCCTGCGACGCCAGCTACTTCGGGCTGGGTTACTGGGGAGTCGGCGGGGAGCGTGAATGGAAATACGAGGAAGTGGCCAAGAGGGCCATCTGA
- a CDS encoding sigma-70 family RNA polymerase sigma factor — protein MRDDEGGERHGLPDEELVRAFLEGDREAFEELVRRYHPVVLNMACRLLGNRDDAADVCQEVFILLLRKLGSFRGEAKFSTWLYRVSLNACHDHARRARRHVSLSESPGEDMPEMEQLLPDEGLEGPEESMEREEVRRKVQEAIRRLPPKFKEVIYLHDISGCNYKEVAEILDINLGTVKSRLNRARARLAGELEGYREEMCREEIGGEETD, from the coding sequence ATGCGCGATGACGAAGGCGGTGAAAGACATGGGCTCCCGGACGAGGAGCTGGTGCGGGCGTTTCTCGAGGGCGACCGGGAGGCCTTCGAGGAGCTGGTGAGGCGCTACCACCCCGTGGTCCTGAACATGGCCTGCCGCCTGCTGGGAAACCGCGACGATGCCGCCGACGTCTGCCAGGAGGTATTCATACTGCTGCTGCGCAAGCTGGGTTCCTTCCGCGGAGAGGCCAAGTTCTCCACCTGGCTCTACCGCGTATCGCTCAACGCCTGCCACGACCACGCGCGCCGCGCCCGCCGCCACGTCTCCCTCTCCGAATCCCCCGGCGAGGACATGCCGGAGATGGAGCAGCTCCTTCCCGACGAGGGGCTCGAAGGCCCCGAGGAGAGCATGGAGAGGGAGGAGGTGCGCAGGAAGGTGCAGGAGGCGATCAGGAGGCTGCCGCCCAAGTTCAAGGAAGTGATCTACCTGCACGACATCAGCGGCTGCAATTACAAGGAGGTGGCCGAGATCCTGGACATAAACCTCGGCACGGTCAAGTCCCGCCTTAACCGGGCCCGGGCGCGCCTGGCGGGGGAACTGGAGGGGTACCGTGAGGAGATGTGCCGCGAGGAGATCGGCGGCGAGGAGACGGATTGA
- a CDS encoding glucosyl-3-phosphoglycerate synthase, with the protein MGRKLEKCAWSEGNTFHNCEFEDLERLTRQKEEAGMTVSVCLPSMNEATTIGPILETIRERLMEGIPLVDQLCVVDGGSHDGTRRVAKSAGAEVYLQKDILPGTFQPLGKGDALWRSLFCMRGDIVVWVDSDIRNFHPRFIYGIVGPLLTRPHIRFVKGFYQRPIRAEHRLLPSGGGRVTELVARPLLSFFYPELTALIQPLSGEYGGERSLLERIPFFSGYGVEIGMLIDIYNRYGMDVIAQVDLEERQHRNQTLPALGRMSFQVMQAVFKRLQEEGRMAFRQPYSVEMAQVDYRDGEYILDKRMLAVEERPPAVELREYRDRFGGD; encoded by the coding sequence GTGGGCAGGAAACTGGAGAAATGCGCCTGGTCGGAGGGGAACACCTTCCACAACTGCGAGTTCGAGGACCTGGAGCGACTGACGCGCCAGAAGGAGGAGGCGGGCATGACGGTTAGCGTCTGCCTCCCCAGCATGAACGAGGCCACCACCATAGGCCCCATCCTCGAGACCATACGGGAGCGATTGATGGAGGGGATCCCGCTGGTGGACCAGCTCTGCGTGGTCGACGGGGGCAGCCATGACGGGACAAGGCGGGTGGCGAAATCGGCGGGCGCGGAGGTTTACCTGCAGAAGGACATCCTTCCCGGCACCTTCCAGCCCCTGGGGAAGGGGGACGCCCTGTGGAGGAGCCTCTTCTGCATGCGGGGGGATATCGTGGTGTGGGTAGACTCCGACATCCGCAATTTCCACCCCCGTTTCATATACGGCATCGTGGGCCCCCTCCTCACGCGCCCCCACATCCGCTTCGTGAAGGGCTTTTACCAGCGTCCCATCCGAGCCGAGCACCGCCTGCTCCCCAGCGGTGGAGGCAGGGTGACGGAGCTGGTGGCCCGCCCCCTGCTCAGCTTCTTCTACCCCGAGTTGACCGCCCTCATCCAGCCCCTCTCGGGGGAGTACGGCGGCGAGAGGTCACTCCTGGAGAGGATACCCTTCTTCTCCGGTTACGGCGTGGAGATAGGCATGCTCATCGATATCTACAATCGCTACGGAATGGATGTGATCGCCCAGGTGGACCTGGAGGAGAGGCAGCACCGCAACCAGACCCTTCCCGCCCTGGGAAGGATGTCGTTCCAGGTCATGCAGGCCGTGTTCAAGCGCCTGCAGGAGGAGGGGAGGATGGCCTTCCGGCAGCCTTACAGCGTGGAGATGGCACAGGTGGACTACCGTGACGGTGAATACATCCTGGATAAGAGGATGCTGGCGGTGGAAGAAAGACCCCCCGCCGTCGAGTTGCGCGAGTACAGGGATCGTTTCGGGGGAGATTGA
- the iorA gene encoding indolepyruvate ferredoxin oxidoreductase subunit alpha, with the protein MEKALLSGNEAVALGAFHAGVRVAAAYPGTPSTEILEELSRNPGVYCEWAPNEKVALEVGIGSCLGGARTLVAMKHVGLNVAADPWMTLPYIGVNAGLVLAVADDPGMHSSQNEQDSRYYARMAGVPILEPSDSQEAYDMVRAALELSERYDTPVMLRLETRVSHSRGVVRYRRERLEVDLPYEKDAVKRVMIPGHARLRHPVLLGRLEELARAADESPFNRVEMRSPKVGLVTSGVCYHYAREAFPEASVIKLGFPYPFPERTLRDFASHFHRLYVVEELEPFLEEGLKAMGLDVVGKARVPRDGELDPDLVGESLGELIEADSGIKNGGWDRPEEGTPLPSAADLPVRPPVMCPGCPHRGLFHVLARLKLVVSSDIGCYTLSVLPPLSGIDCQVCMGAGVGMALGLEKAFASSAANAERRGRVVGVLGDSTFIHGGIAGLIDMVYNRTTSTIIILDNRTTAMTGFQDHPGTGKTLMGEETHALDLEELCRAVGVESVRVVDPWDLAATEEAVREEVDADRTSVIISRRACTLRERAERPAFRVEEEECTGCKRCMRLGCPALVMRGDKAWVDESLCAGCSLCAQLCGAEALREVWDHG; encoded by the coding sequence ATGGAAAAGGCCCTCCTTTCGGGGAACGAGGCGGTGGCCCTGGGCGCTTTCCACGCGGGGGTGCGTGTGGCGGCGGCTTATCCCGGTACCCCCTCCACCGAAATCCTGGAAGAACTTTCCAGGAACCCTGGTGTTTACTGCGAGTGGGCGCCCAACGAGAAGGTGGCCCTCGAGGTGGGGATCGGGTCCTGCCTGGGCGGTGCGCGCACCCTGGTGGCCATGAAGCACGTGGGGCTGAACGTGGCCGCCGACCCCTGGATGACCCTTCCCTACATCGGGGTCAACGCGGGCCTGGTGCTGGCGGTGGCGGACGACCCCGGCATGCATTCCTCCCAGAACGAGCAGGACAGCCGTTACTACGCCCGCATGGCGGGCGTCCCCATCCTCGAGCCCTCCGACAGCCAGGAGGCATACGATATGGTTAGGGCGGCCCTGGAGCTCTCCGAGAGATACGATACCCCCGTCATGCTGCGCCTGGAGACGAGGGTGAGCCATTCCCGCGGCGTGGTGCGCTACCGCCGCGAGCGGCTGGAGGTGGACCTCCCCTACGAGAAGGACGCAGTCAAGCGGGTGATGATCCCCGGGCACGCGCGCCTGCGCCATCCGGTGCTGCTCGGGCGCCTGGAGGAGCTGGCACGCGCGGCGGACGAATCCCCCTTCAACCGGGTAGAGATGAGGTCGCCCAAGGTGGGCCTCGTGACCTCCGGGGTGTGTTACCACTACGCGCGGGAGGCCTTCCCCGAGGCCTCCGTCATCAAGCTGGGCTTCCCCTACCCCTTTCCGGAGAGGACGCTGCGCGATTTCGCCTCCCACTTCCACCGCCTCTACGTGGTGGAGGAGCTGGAGCCCTTTCTCGAGGAGGGGCTCAAGGCCATGGGGCTGGACGTGGTGGGGAAGGCCAGGGTCCCCAGGGACGGCGAGCTCGACCCGGACCTGGTGGGGGAGAGCCTTGGAGAACTCATCGAGGCGGACAGCGGGATCAAGAACGGGGGATGGGACCGTCCGGAGGAGGGCACGCCCCTTCCGTCCGCGGCCGACCTGCCCGTGCGGCCCCCCGTGATGTGCCCGGGATGTCCCCACCGCGGCCTCTTCCACGTGCTCGCACGGCTGAAGCTGGTGGTTTCCAGCGACATCGGTTGCTACACCCTGAGCGTGCTGCCGCCTCTCTCCGGGATTGACTGCCAGGTCTGCATGGGGGCGGGCGTGGGCATGGCCCTGGGGCTGGAGAAGGCCTTCGCGAGCAGCGCGGCCAACGCGGAGAGGCGCGGCAGGGTGGTGGGCGTGCTGGGGGATTCCACCTTCATCCACGGCGGCATAGCGGGCCTCATCGACATGGTCTACAACCGCACCACCTCGACGATCATCATCCTGGACAACCGCACCACGGCCATGACCGGTTTCCAGGACCATCCGGGGACGGGTAAGACCCTCATGGGAGAGGAGACCCATGCCCTGGACCTGGAGGAGCTCTGCCGCGCGGTGGGGGTGGAGTCGGTGCGTGTCGTCGACCCCTGGGACCTGGCGGCGACGGAGGAGGCGGTGCGGGAGGAGGTGGACGCCGACCGCACCTCGGTGATCATCTCCAGGAGGGCGTGCACGCTGCGCGAACGAGCGGAGCGCCCCGCTTTCCGCGTGGAGGAGGAGGAATGCACGGGGTGCAAGAGATGCATGCGCCTGGGGTGCCCGGCCCTGGTAATGCGGGGAGACAAGGCATGGGTGGACGAGAGCCTGTGCGCCGGATGTTCCCTTTGCGCCCAGCTCTGCGGCGCGGAAGCCCTGCGGGAGGTGTGGGACCATGGCTGA
- a CDS encoding HAD family phosphatase — MGKRPVGEDHAELARAAEDYGPRARWPRVRESLGDIRVVYTDLDGTMMGPGGCFFRNLAGEFTLRPARVLIRALRRGVDVVLVSGRSGRQLMGDARLLGLRNYIAELGVETVYDLGEEVVVNAGDFGEGGAGLLAAIMESGAVDFLLDEYRGRIEYHTPWSETRDCTPLFRGLVDLEEVNDIIARRFPGLVLVDNGVLPRTSPTLEVPEVHAYHLVPVGVSKERAVAEDMRRRGFGREEAIAVGDSGADLAFAGVVGVFFLVRNGLFANPQLLPVVSEVENVVVTEGFLNDGWAEALELAVLGA; from the coding sequence ATGGGAAAACGACCTGTGGGGGAGGACCACGCCGAGCTCGCGCGGGCGGCGGAAGACTACGGGCCCCGCGCGCGCTGGCCGAGGGTGAGGGAATCCCTGGGGGACATCCGGGTCGTCTACACAGACCTGGATGGGACCATGATGGGCCCCGGGGGGTGCTTTTTCCGGAACCTCGCGGGGGAGTTCACGCTGCGCCCGGCGCGGGTCCTCATCCGGGCGTTGCGGCGGGGGGTGGACGTGGTGCTCGTGTCGGGGAGGAGCGGCAGGCAACTGATGGGGGACGCCCGGCTTCTCGGTCTGCGCAACTACATAGCGGAGCTGGGCGTGGAGACCGTTTATGACCTGGGCGAGGAGGTGGTGGTGAACGCCGGTGATTTCGGGGAAGGCGGCGCGGGGCTCCTCGCGGCCATCATGGAAAGCGGTGCCGTGGACTTCCTTCTCGACGAGTACCGGGGCCGCATCGAGTACCATACGCCCTGGTCGGAGACGCGGGATTGCACCCCCCTCTTCCGCGGCCTGGTGGACCTGGAGGAGGTGAACGACATCATCGCGCGGCGTTTCCCGGGCCTGGTGCTGGTGGATAACGGCGTACTCCCCCGCACCAGCCCCACCCTCGAGGTCCCCGAGGTCCACGCCTATCACCTGGTGCCGGTGGGTGTGAGCAAGGAGCGGGCGGTGGCGGAGGACATGCGCCGCAGGGGTTTCGGGCGCGAGGAGGCCATAGCGGTGGGGGATTCCGGGGCGGACCTCGCCTTCGCCGGCGTGGTGGGAGTGTTCTTCCTGGTGCGTAACGGTCTTTTCGCCAACCCGCAGCTGCTGCCCGTGGTGTCGGAAGTTGAGAACGTCGTGGTCACGGAGGGTTTCCTCAACGATGGCTGGGCGGAAGCGCTGGAGCTGGCGGTCTTGGGAGCCTGA
- a CDS encoding glutaconate CoA-transferase encodes MSDIQYTPRELLACVAARLIKDGESVFVGTGLPLVGALLAKKLHAPNMMAIYECGAVDPEPRVLPWSVSCSWTHYKAPTILSMSSVFGHSRAGYADVGFLGGAQIDMYGNINATVIGDYEHPRVRLTGSGGANDIASLCGRVIFMGLHLPERFPERVDYITTPGFLDGPGARERAGLVGGGPWRVISHLGVMGFDEETCRMKLISFHPGVTPEVIQQFTGFELIIPDDVEETPKPTEEELRLLREEVDPCQLFCF; translated from the coding sequence ATGAGCGATATCCAATATACTCCACGGGAACTGCTGGCCTGCGTGGCGGCCAGGTTGATAAAGGACGGGGAAAGCGTGTTCGTGGGCACCGGCCTGCCCCTGGTGGGGGCCCTGCTGGCCAAGAAACTGCACGCGCCGAACATGATGGCCATCTACGAGTGCGGGGCGGTGGACCCGGAGCCGCGGGTCCTCCCCTGGTCCGTCTCCTGTTCCTGGACACATTACAAGGCCCCCACCATCCTCTCCATGTCCTCGGTCTTCGGGCACAGCCGCGCCGGCTATGCGGACGTCGGCTTCCTGGGCGGGGCCCAGATCGACATGTACGGGAACATCAACGCCACCGTCATCGGCGATTACGAGCATCCCAGGGTGCGCCTCACGGGGTCGGGGGGCGCCAATGACATCGCCTCCCTTTGCGGCAGGGTCATCTTCATGGGCCTGCACCTGCCGGAGCGCTTCCCGGAGCGCGTCGACTACATCACCACGCCGGGTTTCCTCGACGGCCCGGGGGCGCGGGAGCGCGCCGGCCTGGTGGGCGGAGGCCCCTGGAGGGTCATCTCCCACCTGGGGGTCATGGGCTTCGACGAGGAGACCTGCCGTATGAAGCTCATCTCCTTCCATCCCGGGGTGACGCCTGAAGTCATCCAGCAGTTCACCGGGTTCGAGCTCATCATCCCCGACGACGTGGAGGAGACCCCCAAGCCCACGGAGGAGGAGCTGCGCCTCCTGCGCGAGGAAGTCGACCCCTGCCAGCTCTTCTGCTTCTGA
- a CDS encoding zf-HC2 domain-containing protein has product MRCKKAKRLIGPYLDGELDGGTAGELGNHLGSCLRCAHSLDRMKFLLGALADLPAVVPTDLETRRLLNRLRQEMASPPTTSRIHVSSRKLVPAGIAAVAILALLATGIAWPLLRHREPAVTVQEAPRGEEAPPGVRSRDTGAGEDMAVMENIPMAEGAVTVRPTLSVSGRDYTDAELAAYREDLGSRLAFYSAYWYPLAAGAQQASLSVLQERLVNDLAAQATAAGQDAEELKRCVSSAMGREEAPLLPCHAELARVNGRECWLISLSGPEDYLLFPDPEVPPSMHMAATAGEESLKVSEALIRDLADRLLPGVNLGPTSDIVGTTFDTGMGGGVADGNTSESDAGAAGERVPAGLAAGPGRAEAVFHAFLDELAAGGTSLDVVASLQRLNYEQLMLLVHGDWASLAREGVNLSDFLVPPKRLWAVERTTGGIVWEAP; this is encoded by the coding sequence ATGAGGTGTAAGAAAGCGAAAAGGCTCATCGGTCCCTACCTGGACGGGGAACTGGACGGCGGGACGGCAGGGGAACTGGGAAACCACCTGGGTTCCTGCCTCCGCTGCGCGCACAGCCTGGACCGCATGAAGTTTCTGCTGGGCGCCCTGGCGGACCTTCCCGCCGTGGTGCCCACGGACCTGGAAACGCGACGGCTTCTCAACCGCCTCCGGCAGGAGATGGCCTCTCCTCCCACAACCTCCCGCATCCACGTCTCCTCCCGCAAACTCGTTCCCGCGGGCATCGCCGCCGTCGCCATCCTGGCCCTGCTCGCCACGGGGATCGCCTGGCCTCTCCTCCGCCATCGCGAACCCGCCGTGACGGTCCAGGAAGCCCCCCGGGGTGAGGAGGCGCCCCCGGGCGTCCGGTCACGGGACACGGGGGCGGGTGAAGACATGGCCGTTATGGAAAATATTCCCATGGCAGAGGGCGCCGTTACGGTGCGGCCTACCCTGTCCGTGTCCGGCAGGGATTACACCGACGCAGAGCTGGCTGCTTACCGTGAAGACCTCGGGTCACGCCTCGCCTTCTACTCCGCCTACTGGTACCCGCTCGCGGCCGGCGCGCAGCAAGCCTCCCTCTCCGTCCTGCAGGAACGACTCGTGAACGACCTGGCAGCGCAGGCAACCGCGGCGGGTCAGGACGCGGAGGAGCTGAAGAGGTGCGTCTCATCGGCCATGGGGCGGGAGGAGGCGCCCCTGCTCCCCTGCCACGCGGAGCTGGCCCGGGTGAACGGGAGGGAATGCTGGCTCATCTCGCTCAGCGGCCCCGAGGATTACCTCCTCTTCCCCGACCCCGAGGTCCCCCCCTCCATGCACATGGCGGCCACGGCAGGAGAAGAGAGCCTGAAGGTGAGCGAGGCCCTCATCCGCGACCTGGCCGATCGTCTTCTTCCCGGCGTCAACCTGGGCCCGACGTCCGACATCGTGGGTACCACGTTCGACACCGGCATGGGAGGGGGGGTTGCGGACGGCAATACCTCCGAGAGCGATGCAGGCGCGGCGGGGGAGCGGGTTCCCGCCGGACTCGCGGCGGGGCCGGGAAGGGCGGAAGCGGTGTTCCATGCCTTCCTGGATGAGCTGGCCGCCGGGGGGACCAGCCTCGACGTGGTCGCCTCCCTGCAGCGCCTGAACTACGAGCAGCTCATGCTGCTCGTGCATGGGGACTGGGCCTCCCTGGCCAGGGAGGGAGTCAACCTGAGCGATTTCCTCGTCCCACCCAAGAGGCTGTGGGCGGTAGAGCGCACCACCGGCGGGATCGTCTGGGAAGCTCCTTGA
- a CDS encoding helix-turn-helix domain containing protein, producing the protein MKGSVGTTTSIYHTRLPHQWELERMMGEVLSREARRRLRWIEHFRSCGNARMTCRHFAISPTTFYKWLKRYLKRGLRGLEDLPRTPKRKRVSEIPWQTIQLICDLRREHPAWSKHKIAVILKRDYGIRLSSSSV; encoded by the coding sequence ATGAAGGGTTCAGTTGGAACCACTACTAGTATCTACCACACCAGGCTTCCCCATCAATGGGAGTTGGAGAGAATGATGGGCGAGGTCCTCTCCAGGGAGGCCAGAAGGAGGCTGCGCTGGATAGAGCACTTTCGCAGCTGCGGAAATGCCAGGATGACCTGCCGCCACTTCGCCATCTCCCCCACCACCTTCTACAAGTGGCTGAAGAGGTACCTGAAACGGGGCCTCAGGGGACTGGAGGACCTCCCCCGCACCCCGAAAAGGAAAAGGGTCTCGGAGATCCCCTGGCAGACGATCCAGCTCATCTGCGACTTAAGGAGAGAGCACCCCGCCTGGTCCAAGCACAAGATAGCGGTGATCCTCAAGAGGGACTACGGCATCCGCCTTTCTTCCTCCAGCGT